A single region of the Rhipicephalus microplus isolate Deutch F79 chromosome 10, USDA_Rmic, whole genome shotgun sequence genome encodes:
- the LOC119180576 gene encoding uncharacterized protein LOC119180576 isoform X3 — MISSAYTCTPCGKTFTGPEPYNQHIASEKHKKKIQSGPVFQSGLVCEPCRMSFTGPAPMREHMASAGHAKAMAMHQALMGPASPVETKSIRLASSSANKSSYFQCHICNIPSFSCANDAFNHYESAEHWNRKQAFDKGIEPSSCRPPSAVLSSLASADMVEPPPTLPSSVLVCRAEESFEDFCRRNDLSFLF, encoded by the exons ATGATTTCCTCTGCCTACACCTGCACACCGTGCGGGAAAACGTTCACGGGGCCTGAACCGTACAACCAGCACATAGCCTCCGagaagcacaaaaagaaaattCAAAGTGGTCCAGTCTTCCAGTCCGGCCTCGTGTGCGAGCCATGCCGCATGAGCTTCACGGGTCCCGCTCCCATGCGGGAACACATGGCCAGTGCAGGCCACGCCAAAGCCATGGCCATGCATCAGGCATTGATGGGGCCAGCTTCACCAGTGGAAACCAAGTCTATTAGGCTGGCCAGCTCGAGTGCTAACAAAAGCA GCTACTTTCAGTGCCACATATGCAACATCCCCAGCTTTTCGTGCGCAAATGATGCATTTAACCACTACGAGTCGGCCGAGCACTGGAACCGCAAGCAGGCCTTCGACAAGGGCATCGAACCATCATCCTGCCGCCCCCCCTCAGCTGTCCTGTCGTCCCTTGCCAGTGCTGACATGGTGGAACCACCGCCCACTTTGCCCTCGTCAGTGCTGGTCTGCAGAGCAGAAGAAAGCTTCGAAGATTTCTGCAGGAGAAATGACCTTTCGTTCCTTTTTTGA
- the LOC119180576 gene encoding uncharacterized protein LOC119180576 isoform X2, translated as MPVFTSCRKRSFTDMISSAYTCTPCGKTFTGPEPYNQHIASEKHKKKIQSGPVFQSGLVCEPCRMSFTGPAPMREHMASAGHAKAMAMHQALMGPASPVETKSIRLASSSANKSSYFQCHICNIPSFSCANDAFNHYESAEHWNRKQAFDKGIEPSSCRPPSAVLSSLASADMVEPPPTLPSSVLVCRAEESFEDFCRRNDLSFLF; from the exons atCTTGTAGGAAACGTTCTTTCACGGACATGATTTCCTCTGCCTACACCTGCACACCGTGCGGGAAAACGTTCACGGGGCCTGAACCGTACAACCAGCACATAGCCTCCGagaagcacaaaaagaaaattCAAAGTGGTCCAGTCTTCCAGTCCGGCCTCGTGTGCGAGCCATGCCGCATGAGCTTCACGGGTCCCGCTCCCATGCGGGAACACATGGCCAGTGCAGGCCACGCCAAAGCCATGGCCATGCATCAGGCATTGATGGGGCCAGCTTCACCAGTGGAAACCAAGTCTATTAGGCTGGCCAGCTCGAGTGCTAACAAAAGCA GCTACTTTCAGTGCCACATATGCAACATCCCCAGCTTTTCGTGCGCAAATGATGCATTTAACCACTACGAGTCGGCCGAGCACTGGAACCGCAAGCAGGCCTTCGACAAGGGCATCGAACCATCATCCTGCCGCCCCCCCTCAGCTGTCCTGTCGTCCCTTGCCAGTGCTGACATGGTGGAACCACCGCCCACTTTGCCCTCGTCAGTGCTGGTCTGCAGAGCAGAAGAAAGCTTCGAAGATTTCTGCAGGAGAAATGACCTTTCGTTCCTTTTTTGA
- the LOC119180576 gene encoding uncharacterized protein LOC119180576 isoform X1, translated as MYKIAQARSVASSWSSRKRSDSLPSLARGAAGGCFFLSLRSCRKRSFTDMISSAYTCTPCGKTFTGPEPYNQHIASEKHKKKIQSGPVFQSGLVCEPCRMSFTGPAPMREHMASAGHAKAMAMHQALMGPASPVETKSIRLASSSANKSSYFQCHICNIPSFSCANDAFNHYESAEHWNRKQAFDKGIEPSSCRPPSAVLSSLASADMVEPPPTLPSSVLVCRAEESFEDFCRRNDLSFLF; from the exons CATCCAGCTGGTCTTCAAGGAAGCGTAGCGATTCTCTTCCCTCTTTGGCGAGAGGAGCTGCTG GCggctgtttctttctctctctcagatCTTGTAGGAAACGTTCTTTCACGGACATGATTTCCTCTGCCTACACCTGCACACCGTGCGGGAAAACGTTCACGGGGCCTGAACCGTACAACCAGCACATAGCCTCCGagaagcacaaaaagaaaattCAAAGTGGTCCAGTCTTCCAGTCCGGCCTCGTGTGCGAGCCATGCCGCATGAGCTTCACGGGTCCCGCTCCCATGCGGGAACACATGGCCAGTGCAGGCCACGCCAAAGCCATGGCCATGCATCAGGCATTGATGGGGCCAGCTTCACCAGTGGAAACCAAGTCTATTAGGCTGGCCAGCTCGAGTGCTAACAAAAGCA GCTACTTTCAGTGCCACATATGCAACATCCCCAGCTTTTCGTGCGCAAATGATGCATTTAACCACTACGAGTCGGCCGAGCACTGGAACCGCAAGCAGGCCTTCGACAAGGGCATCGAACCATCATCCTGCCGCCCCCCCTCAGCTGTCCTGTCGTCCCTTGCCAGTGCTGACATGGTGGAACCACCGCCCACTTTGCCCTCGTCAGTGCTGGTCTGCAGAGCAGAAGAAAGCTTCGAAGATTTCTGCAGGAGAAATGACCTTTCGTTCCTTTTTTGA